The Catenuloplanes niger genome includes a window with the following:
- a CDS encoding phosphoribosylaminoimidazolesuccinocarboxamide synthase: protein MELLHSGKVRDVYADGEDLILVASDRISVYDVVLPTPIPDKGKILTQLSLWWFDQLADLIPHHVISATDVPEEWAGRAIRCKRLRMAKVECVARGYLTGSGMKDYLATGVVSGVRLPAGLVEASKLAEPIFTPSTKAPMGEHDEPMTFPEVEKEVGADVAAQLRDITLDVYRRGAEIAAERGLIIADTKLELGWDADGVLTLGDEVLTPDSSRFWPGADYRPGRVQFSFDKQYVRDWSMSTGWDKTPPAPEVPADVVEVTRARYVDVYERITGTRW from the coding sequence GTGGAGCTGCTGCATTCGGGCAAGGTTCGGGACGTCTACGCGGACGGCGAGGATCTGATCCTCGTCGCGTCCGACCGCATCTCGGTCTACGACGTGGTGCTGCCCACGCCGATCCCGGACAAGGGCAAGATCCTTACCCAGCTCTCGCTCTGGTGGTTCGACCAGCTCGCCGATCTGATCCCGCACCACGTGATCAGCGCGACCGACGTGCCGGAGGAGTGGGCCGGTCGCGCGATCCGGTGCAAGCGCCTGCGGATGGCGAAGGTCGAGTGCGTCGCGCGCGGCTACCTGACCGGCTCCGGCATGAAGGACTACCTGGCGACCGGCGTGGTCTCCGGCGTGCGGCTGCCGGCCGGCCTGGTGGAGGCGTCGAAGCTGGCGGAGCCGATCTTCACGCCGAGCACCAAGGCGCCGATGGGCGAGCACGACGAGCCGATGACCTTCCCCGAGGTGGAGAAGGAGGTCGGCGCGGACGTCGCCGCTCAGCTGCGGGACATCACGCTGGACGTGTACCGCCGGGGCGCCGAGATCGCGGCCGAGCGCGGCCTGATCATCGCGGACACCAAGCTGGAGCTGGGCTGGGACGCCGACGGCGTGCTGACGCTCGGCGACGAGGTGCTGACGCCCGACTCGTCCCGGTTCTGGCCCGGCGCGGACTACCGGCCCGGCCGCGTGCAGTTCTCGTTCGACAAGCAGTACGTGCGCGACTGGTCGATGTCCACCGGCTGGGACAAGACGCCGCCCGCGCCGGAGGTCCCGGCCGACGTGGTCGAGGTCACCCGCGCCCGCTACGTCGACGTCTACGAGCGGATCACCGGCACCCGCTGGTGA
- a CDS encoding acetylxylan esterase encodes MALFDLPLDELRNYRPEPHVPDDLDAFWAETLAEARSAAAPAVATPVETPFAGLRTYDVTFTGFAGQPVKGWLNVPAAADGPLPVVVEFIGYGGGRGLPHEWLLWASAGYAHFVMDTRGQGAGWRGGDTPDPGPDGAGPSHPGFMTRGILDPRTYYYRRLFADAARAVESAADLPGVDASRLAVTGHSQGGALSLAAASLVPSLVKAVVSQAPFLCHIRRMVGLTDSDPFNEVVRFFRVNPGRIETARRTLDYIDLLHLTPKATAPLLASAALMDATCPPSGIFAAVNAYGGAEKDIAVYEWDGHEGGRADFHGRSVAFVNGVLKG; translated from the coding sequence ATGGCGCTCTTCGATCTCCCGCTGGACGAGTTGCGGAACTACCGGCCCGAGCCGCACGTTCCCGACGACCTGGACGCGTTCTGGGCCGAGACGCTGGCCGAGGCGCGGTCCGCCGCCGCGCCCGCGGTCGCCACGCCGGTGGAGACCCCGTTCGCGGGTCTGCGCACCTACGACGTGACGTTCACCGGCTTCGCCGGGCAGCCGGTCAAGGGTTGGCTGAACGTGCCGGCCGCCGCGGACGGCCCGCTGCCCGTGGTGGTCGAGTTCATCGGCTACGGCGGTGGCCGCGGCCTGCCGCACGAGTGGCTGCTCTGGGCGTCGGCGGGCTACGCGCACTTCGTGATGGACACCCGAGGGCAGGGTGCCGGCTGGCGCGGTGGTGACACGCCGGACCCGGGCCCGGACGGGGCCGGGCCGTCGCACCCCGGCTTCATGACCCGGGGCATCCTCGATCCGCGCACCTACTACTACCGGCGTTTGTTCGCGGACGCGGCGCGTGCGGTGGAGAGCGCGGCCGACCTGCCCGGCGTGGACGCGTCCCGGCTCGCGGTGACCGGCCACAGCCAGGGCGGCGCGCTGTCGCTGGCCGCGGCGTCGCTCGTACCGTCGCTGGTCAAGGCCGTGGTGTCGCAGGCGCCGTTCCTCTGCCACATCCGCCGGATGGTCGGGCTGACCGACAGCGACCCGTTCAACGAGGTGGTCCGCTTCTTCCGGGTCAACCCGGGGCGGATCGAGACCGCGCGGCGGACGCTGGACTACATCGACCTGCTGCACCTGACGCCGAAGGCGACCGCGCCGCTGCTGGCGTCCGCCGCGCTGATGGACGCCACCTGCCCGCCCTCGGGGATCTTCGCCGCGGTGAACGCGTACGGCGGGGCGGAGAAGGACATCGCGGTCTACGAGTGGGACGGTCACGAGGGCGGCCGCGCCGACTTCCACGGCCGGAGCGTCGCGTTCGTGAACGGCGTGCTCAAGGGATGA
- a CDS encoding family 16 glycosylhydrolase, whose amino-acid sequence MHRIPGAHRPRRARWFIGSKIGRALLALSVVATGLGGALYLTNSEPEASAASTLVWSDEFNGAAGTRPDGSKWVQETGGHGWGNNELQYYTNSASNSALDGNGNMVITARRENPAGYQCHYGSCQYTSARLMTNGKFTQTYGRFEARLKLPKGQGIWPAFWMLGADIGSVGWPNSGEIDIMENVGKEPNTVYGTIHGPGYSGGGGLTGSKVHNAPLGDAFHTYTVDWSPNLIVWYLDGVEYTRKTPANLNGNRWVFDKPFFMIMNLAVGGNWPGNPDGSTQFPQSLVADYVRVYSYDGGTQPPPATGGVSLKGVQSGRCIDVPNGASQDGLPLQIWDCNNTAAQKWTFNGNGTLTAVGKCMDVAGGNPANGTNIQLANCNGSGWQQFTLSGAGDLVNIAANKCVDVRGSNPAGGAKLQLWDCAGTPNQKWNRA is encoded by the coding sequence ATGCACCGGATACCCGGGGCACACCGACCCCGCCGTGCCCGCTGGTTCATCGGCAGCAAGATCGGCCGCGCGCTGCTCGCGCTGTCCGTCGTCGCGACCGGCCTCGGCGGCGCGTTGTACCTGACCAACAGCGAACCCGAAGCGTCCGCGGCCAGCACGCTGGTCTGGTCGGACGAGTTCAACGGCGCGGCCGGCACCCGGCCGGACGGCAGCAAGTGGGTGCAGGAGACCGGCGGTCACGGCTGGGGCAACAACGAGCTGCAGTACTACACGAACAGCGCGAGCAACTCCGCGCTGGACGGCAACGGCAACATGGTGATCACCGCCCGCCGGGAGAACCCGGCCGGCTACCAGTGCCACTACGGCTCGTGTCAGTACACGTCCGCCCGCCTGATGACGAACGGCAAGTTCACCCAGACGTATGGCCGGTTCGAGGCGCGCCTGAAGCTGCCGAAGGGCCAGGGCATCTGGCCGGCGTTCTGGATGCTCGGCGCGGACATCGGCTCGGTCGGCTGGCCGAACAGCGGCGAGATCGACATCATGGAGAACGTCGGCAAGGAGCCGAACACGGTCTACGGCACCATCCACGGCCCGGGCTACTCCGGCGGTGGCGGCCTGACCGGCTCCAAGGTGCACAACGCGCCGCTCGGCGACGCGTTCCACACCTACACCGTGGACTGGTCGCCGAACCTGATCGTCTGGTACCTGGACGGCGTCGAGTACACCCGGAAGACCCCGGCCAACCTGAACGGCAACCGGTGGGTCTTCGACAAGCCGTTCTTCATGATCATGAACCTGGCGGTCGGCGGCAACTGGCCGGGCAACCCGGACGGCAGCACCCAGTTCCCGCAGAGCCTGGTCGCGGACTACGTGCGGGTCTACTCGTACGACGGCGGCACCCAGCCCCCGCCGGCCACCGGCGGCGTCTCGCTCAAGGGCGTGCAGTCCGGCCGCTGCATCGACGTGCCGAACGGCGCGTCGCAGGACGGCCTGCCGCTGCAGATCTGGGACTGCAACAACACCGCGGCGCAGAAGTGGACGTTCAACGGCAACGGCACGCTGACCGCGGTCGGCAAGTGCATGGACGTGGCCGGCGGCAACCCCGCCAACGGCACGAACATCCAGCTCGCCAACTGCAACGGTTCGGGCTGGCAGCAGTTCACCCTGAGCGGCGCCGGCGACCTGGTCAACATCGCCGCGAACAAGTGCGTCGACGTGCGCGGCAGCAACCCGGCCGGTGGCGCGAAGCTGCAGCTGTGGGACTGCGCGGGCACGCCGAACCAGAAGTGGAACCGGGCGTAA
- a CDS encoding ribose-phosphate diphosphokinase, translated as MRDIAVFSGSAHPELAEEICSHLGVPLLPTRVSRFANDCLEVQLQANCRERDVFLIQPLVPPVQENLVELLLMLDAARGASAARTTVVLPHYAYARSDKKDAPRISIGGRLVADLLSTAGANRVLAMTLHSPQVHGFFNIPVDHLHALRELADHFKQYDLTDTVVVSPDLGNAKEAAAFARMLGTPVAAGAKQRFSDDKVKISAVIGDVVDRDVIVLDDEIAKGSTVIELMDHLRELKVRSIRLACTHGLFSSGALQRLSDQPGVAEIVCTNTVPIPAVKRVPKLRTLSVAPALAEAMRRIHNGESVSALFH; from the coding sequence GTGCGTGACATCGCAGTGTTCAGCGGAAGTGCCCACCCGGAGCTCGCCGAGGAGATCTGCAGCCACCTCGGCGTCCCCCTGCTCCCCACCCGCGTCTCCCGATTCGCCAACGACTGCCTGGAGGTCCAGCTACAGGCCAACTGCCGCGAGCGCGACGTCTTCCTGATCCAGCCGCTGGTGCCGCCGGTCCAGGAGAACCTGGTCGAGCTGCTGCTCATGCTGGACGCGGCGCGCGGCGCGTCCGCGGCCCGGACCACGGTCGTGCTGCCGCACTACGCCTACGCCCGATCGGACAAGAAGGACGCGCCACGCATCTCGATCGGCGGCCGGCTCGTCGCGGACCTGCTGAGCACCGCGGGCGCGAACCGGGTGCTCGCGATGACGCTGCACTCGCCGCAGGTGCACGGCTTCTTCAACATCCCGGTCGACCACCTGCACGCGCTGCGCGAACTGGCCGACCACTTCAAGCAGTACGACCTGACCGACACCGTGGTCGTCTCGCCCGACCTGGGCAACGCCAAGGAGGCGGCCGCGTTCGCCCGCATGCTCGGCACGCCGGTCGCGGCCGGAGCCAAGCAGCGCTTCAGCGACGACAAGGTCAAGATCTCCGCCGTGATCGGCGACGTGGTGGACCGCGACGTGATCGTCCTGGACGACGAGATCGCCAAGGGCAGCACCGTGATCGAACTGATGGACCACCTTCGCGAACTCAAGGTTCGCTCGATCCGCCTCGCCTGCACCCACGGCCTCTTCTCCAGCGGCGCGCTGCAGCGCCTCAGTGACCAGCCCGGCGTGGCGGAGATCGTCTGCACGAACACGGTCCCGATCCCCGCGGTCAAACGCGTCCCCAAGCTCCGCACGCTCTCCGTCGCCCCGGCCCTCGCCGAGGCCATGCGCCGCATCCACAACGGCGAGTCGGTCAGCGCGCTGTTCCACTGA
- a CDS encoding MFS transporter, producing MIDSVFDRRHLLTTIGAVSLVFLAAFESLAVTTVMPIITADLGGRALYTLGFAATLAAGAVGMVTGGTLADRRGPARPLLAAIGVFAAGLALAGLAENMTVFIAGRLLQGLGYGAYTVALNVVVARVYPPSLHPRLFGLFAAAWVVPSLIGPFAAGLVTDALSWHWVFLGVLILVALVTTLILPALRRVAPVEPTPLSGTDLRRIAAAVVVAAAVVALSLASSWPLVVPVLVAAALALRPLLPPGTLRAARGLPSTVLVCGAAGAAFFGTEAYLPLLLQDRYGYPAWLSGAFLTAAALSWALASDLQGRRFAATVPHRTVIRLGAALLALGVLTVLATAALGLHPLVAGAGWLLAGGGMGAMYPRISTAVLAFSAPDTQGFNLSAKAIADAAASSVTLAVTGLIFHSLGTAGFTGALALTTVAALATLLVAGRITATAAADPAPSTPSPATSGAPTG from the coding sequence ATGATCGACAGCGTCTTCGACCGCCGCCATCTGCTCACCACGATCGGCGCGGTCAGCCTGGTCTTCCTGGCCGCGTTCGAGTCCCTCGCGGTCACCACGGTCATGCCGATCATCACGGCGGATCTCGGCGGCCGGGCGCTCTACACGCTCGGCTTCGCCGCCACACTCGCGGCCGGCGCGGTCGGCATGGTCACCGGCGGCACGCTGGCCGACCGCCGCGGTCCGGCGCGCCCGCTGCTCGCCGCGATCGGCGTGTTCGCGGCCGGTCTCGCGCTGGCCGGCCTGGCGGAGAACATGACCGTCTTCATCGCCGGCCGGCTCCTGCAGGGCCTCGGCTACGGCGCCTACACGGTCGCGCTCAACGTGGTCGTCGCGCGCGTCTACCCGCCGTCCCTGCACCCGCGCCTGTTCGGCCTGTTCGCCGCCGCATGGGTGGTGCCGTCGCTGATCGGCCCGTTCGCGGCCGGCCTGGTCACCGACGCGCTCTCCTGGCACTGGGTCTTCCTCGGCGTGCTGATCCTGGTCGCGCTGGTCACCACGCTGATCCTGCCGGCGTTGCGCCGGGTCGCCCCGGTCGAGCCCACGCCGCTGTCCGGCACCGACCTCCGCCGGATCGCCGCCGCCGTGGTGGTCGCCGCCGCCGTGGTCGCGCTCAGCCTCGCCTCGTCCTGGCCGCTGGTGGTGCCGGTGCTGGTCGCCGCCGCGCTCGCGCTCCGCCCGCTGCTGCCGCCCGGCACGCTGCGCGCGGCCCGCGGCCTGCCGTCCACCGTCCTCGTGTGCGGTGCGGCCGGTGCCGCGTTCTTCGGCACCGAGGCCTACCTGCCGCTGCTGCTCCAGGACCGGTACGGCTATCCCGCCTGGCTCTCCGGCGCGTTCCTCACCGCGGCCGCGCTCTCCTGGGCACTTGCCTCGGACCTGCAGGGCCGCCGGTTCGCCGCAACCGTGCCGCACCGGACCGTGATCCGCCTCGGTGCCGCGCTGCTGGCGCTCGGCGTGCTCACCGTCCTGGCCACCGCCGCGCTGGGCCTGCACCCGCTGGTCGCCGGCGCCGGCTGGCTGCTCGCGGGCGGCGGGATGGGCGCGATGTACCCGCGGATCAGCACCGCGGTCCTGGCGTTCTCCGCACCGGACACCCAGGGCTTCAACCTCAGCGCCAAGGCCATCGCGGACGCGGCCGCCAGCAGCGTCACGCTCGCCGTCACCGGCCTGATCTTCCACTCGCTCGGCACCGCCGGCTTCACCGGCGCGCTCGCCCTCACCACGGTCGCCGCACTGGCCACGCTGCTGGTCGCCGGCCGGATCACGGCCACGGCCGCCGCCGACCCGGCACCCTCGACACCCTCACCGGCGACGAGCGGCGCACCGACCGGATAG
- a CDS encoding ATP-binding protein, whose protein sequence is MADHHPVSPLAVPPAGAVALLERRFDAAGVTALRHHVAACAATAGLRGERLDDFVLAVYELLTNAVRHGGGQGRLRLWHDPGSVTCEVVDTGGGFDPVTAERPAPPPVPATPGGWGLFLADKLTDDIEVTSGPRGTTVRVTSALT, encoded by the coding sequence ATGGCCGACCACCACCCCGTCTCACCGCTCGCGGTTCCGCCCGCGGGCGCCGTCGCGCTGCTCGAGCGCCGGTTCGACGCGGCCGGCGTGACCGCGCTCCGCCATCACGTGGCCGCCTGCGCCGCGACCGCGGGACTGCGCGGCGAGCGTCTCGACGACTTCGTGCTCGCGGTCTACGAGCTGCTCACGAACGCGGTCCGGCACGGCGGCGGGCAGGGGCGGCTGCGGCTCTGGCACGACCCCGGGTCGGTCACCTGCGAGGTGGTCGACACCGGCGGCGGCTTCGACCCGGTCACGGCCGAGCGGCCCGCTCCGCCACCGGTCCCGGCCACGCCCGGCGGCTGGGGACTGTTCCTGGCGGACAAGCTCACCGACGACATCGAGGTGACGAGCGGCCCGCGGGGCACGACGGTGCGCGTCACCTCCGCCTTGACCTGA
- the macS gene encoding MacS family sensor histidine kinase: MQQGLAAPMWRAIGAYRIASLLYVMVLMVRNVDQYANPVAAGPVLALMVGWTAFATAAFARPAWRGWPLLIADLAVSLAVVVISPYVVGQDALSDGVPTLAVAWLGAPVLAWAVSGGRRRGLTAALLLGTADVVVRDRLHPSTLNGFALMVLAGFVVGLVARLAVDAEERMQRAIELEAATRERERLARDIHDSVLQVLALVQRRGAHLDGEAGELARLAGQQEAKLRMLIADGPAGPAPGEEGEADLRVVLGRFASDTVSIASPATPVPLPVRAAETVAAAVRATLDNVDRHAGPAARAWVLLEDDDATITVSVRDDGPGFPDGRLEEAASQGRLGVAQSIRGRIADLGGTVEIYSTPAEGTEVELHIPRR, translated from the coding sequence GTGCAGCAAGGTCTGGCGGCTCCCATGTGGCGGGCGATCGGTGCGTACCGGATCGCCTCGCTGCTGTACGTGATGGTCCTGATGGTCCGCAACGTGGATCAGTACGCGAACCCGGTCGCGGCCGGCCCGGTGCTCGCGCTGATGGTCGGCTGGACCGCGTTCGCGACCGCCGCGTTCGCCCGCCCGGCCTGGCGCGGCTGGCCGCTGCTGATCGCGGACCTCGCGGTCTCGCTGGCCGTGGTCGTGATCAGTCCTTATGTGGTGGGTCAGGACGCGCTGAGCGACGGCGTGCCCACGCTGGCCGTCGCCTGGCTGGGCGCACCGGTGCTGGCCTGGGCGGTCTCCGGCGGCCGGCGGCGCGGGCTGACCGCCGCGCTGCTGCTCGGCACCGCCGACGTCGTGGTCCGGGACCGGCTGCACCCGTCCACGCTCAACGGTTTCGCGCTGATGGTGCTGGCCGGTTTCGTGGTCGGGCTGGTGGCCCGGCTGGCCGTCGACGCGGAGGAGCGCATGCAACGCGCGATCGAGCTGGAGGCCGCGACCCGCGAGCGGGAACGGCTGGCCCGCGACATCCACGACTCGGTGCTGCAGGTGCTGGCGCTGGTCCAGCGGCGCGGCGCGCACCTGGACGGCGAGGCCGGCGAACTGGCCCGGCTGGCCGGTCAGCAGGAGGCGAAGCTGCGCATGCTGATCGCGGACGGCCCGGCCGGCCCGGCACCGGGCGAGGAGGGCGAGGCCGACCTGCGGGTGGTGCTCGGCCGGTTCGCCTCGGACACGGTGTCGATCGCGAGCCCGGCCACCCCGGTGCCGCTGCCGGTGCGCGCGGCCGAGACGGTCGCCGCCGCGGTCCGCGCCACGCTGGACAACGTGGACCGGCACGCCGGCCCGGCCGCCCGCGCCTGGGTCCTGCTGGAGGACGACGACGCCACGATCACGGTCTCGGTCCGCGACGACGGCCCGGGGTTCCCGGACGGCCGTCTCGAGGAGGCCGCCTCCCAGGGCCGCCTCGGCGTCGCCCAGTCCATCCGCGGCCGCATCGCCGACCTCGGCGGCACCGTCGAGATCTATTCGACACCCGCCGAGGGTACGGAGGTCGAACTCCACATCCCGCGCCGCTGA
- a CDS encoding response regulator transcription factor, protein MVVDDHPMWRDGVARDLTEAGHDVVATTGEGRQAVRIAAAARPDLVVLDLQLPDIDGVEVISGLLAALPGVRILMLSASGEQQSVLDAVKAGATGYLLKSAGQAEFLAAVESAAAGEAVFTPGLAGLVLGEFRRLATEPPRAADDGAPRLTDRETEVLRLVAKGLSYKQIAERLVLSHRTVQNHVQNTLGKLQLHNRVELTRYAIEKGLDQ, encoded by the coding sequence ATGGTGGTGGACGACCACCCGATGTGGCGGGACGGCGTCGCCCGCGACCTGACCGAGGCCGGCCACGACGTGGTCGCGACCACGGGGGAGGGGCGGCAGGCGGTGCGCATCGCGGCCGCGGCCCGGCCCGACCTGGTGGTGCTGGACCTGCAGCTGCCGGACATCGACGGCGTCGAGGTGATCAGCGGGCTGCTGGCCGCGCTGCCCGGCGTGCGCATCCTGATGCTGTCGGCCAGCGGTGAGCAGCAGTCCGTGCTGGACGCGGTGAAGGCCGGCGCCACCGGCTACCTGCTGAAGTCCGCCGGTCAGGCCGAGTTCCTGGCCGCGGTGGAGTCGGCCGCGGCCGGTGAGGCGGTGTTCACGCCGGGGCTGGCCGGGCTGGTGCTGGGTGAGTTCCGCCGGCTGGCGACCGAGCCGCCGCGCGCGGCGGACGACGGCGCGCCGCGGCTGACCGACCGGGAGACCGAGGTGCTGCGGCTGGTCGCGAAGGGGTTGTCGTACAAGCAGATCGCGGAGCGGCTGGTGCTGTCCCACCGCACCGTGCAGAACCACGTGCAGAACACGCTCGGCAAGCTGCAGCTGCACAACCGGGTCGAACTGACCCGGTACGCCATCGAGAAGGGCCTCGATCAGTGA
- the folP gene encoding dihydropteroate synthase — MAPKRRLGAREFDFSRQVAVMAIVNRTPDSFFDRGRTFALRAAVDAVLAAAADGADWIDIGGVPFGPGPEVTEAEELDRVIPVVEAVRAASDVVISVDTYRTGVARAAIDAGADVINDTSGLQDDALASLVAASDAALVITHSLASPPRTPHPRPVYQDVAGEIAVFLAARAAKAVSLGVPPERIIIDPGHDLNKNTRHTLELCRRLHEITAIGYPTLAAVSNKDFIGETLDLPGGLRLPGTLAAVVLSIVQGARIVRVHDVPAAVSAVRLTEAVLGWREPVYTRHNV; from the coding sequence ATCGCGCCGAAGCGGCGGCTCGGCGCCCGCGAGTTCGACTTCTCCCGGCAGGTCGCGGTGATGGCGATCGTCAACCGCACGCCGGACTCGTTCTTCGACCGGGGGCGCACGTTCGCGCTGCGCGCGGCCGTGGACGCGGTGCTGGCCGCGGCCGCGGACGGCGCGGACTGGATCGACATCGGCGGCGTGCCGTTCGGCCCCGGCCCGGAGGTCACCGAGGCCGAGGAGCTGGACCGGGTGATCCCGGTGGTCGAGGCGGTGCGCGCGGCCAGCGACGTGGTGATCTCGGTGGACACGTACCGGACCGGCGTGGCCCGGGCCGCGATCGACGCGGGCGCGGACGTCATCAACGACACCAGCGGGCTGCAGGACGACGCGCTCGCCTCGCTGGTCGCGGCGAGCGACGCCGCGCTGGTGATCACGCACAGCCTGGCGTCACCGCCGCGCACGCCGCACCCGCGGCCGGTCTACCAGGACGTGGCCGGTGAGATCGCGGTGTTCCTGGCCGCGCGGGCGGCGAAGGCGGTGTCGCTGGGCGTGCCGCCGGAGCGGATCATCATCGATCCCGGCCACGACCTGAACAAGAACACGCGCCACACGCTGGAGCTGTGCCGGCGGCTGCATGAGATCACCGCGATCGGCTACCCGACGCTGGCCGCGGTCTCGAACAAGGACTTCATCGGCGAGACGCTGGACCTGCCGGGCGGGCTGCGGCTGCCGGGCACGCTCGCGGCCGTGGTGCTGAGCATCGTGCAGGGTGCCCGGATCGTGCGGGTGCACGACGTACCGGCGGCGGTGTCGGCCGTGCGGCTGACCGAGGCGGTGCTCGGCTGGCGCGAACCGGTCTACACCCGGCACAACGTATGA
- a CDS encoding pyrimidine reductase family protein, whose product MRTLDYAAADLVETYAMERPSLRVNFVASADGAATLDGRSGGLGNANDQHVLGLLRQLADVLVVGAGTLRAEGYGPLVLGADAIAHRRAHGLPDHPRLAVVSARLYELGPEHPSFAAAPVRPLVITVGAAPADRRRALSGVADVLLCGDEELDAAALPGLLAGRGLPGVLCEGGPALFGALVAADVVDELCLTLSPWLAGAGASRIVTGPPAAPRAMELRHVLTDDELLFLRYVRRRS is encoded by the coding sequence ATGAGAACGCTCGACTACGCGGCGGCCGACCTGGTCGAGACGTACGCGATGGAGCGGCCGTCGCTGCGGGTCAACTTCGTCGCGAGCGCGGACGGCGCGGCCACGCTGGACGGGCGGTCCGGCGGGCTCGGCAACGCCAACGACCAGCACGTCCTGGGCCTGTTGCGGCAGCTGGCGGACGTGCTGGTGGTGGGCGCGGGGACGCTGCGGGCCGAGGGCTACGGCCCGCTGGTCCTGGGCGCCGACGCGATCGCGCACCGCCGCGCGCACGGGCTGCCGGACCATCCGCGGCTGGCCGTCGTCTCCGCGCGGCTGTACGAGCTCGGGCCGGAGCACCCGTCGTTCGCGGCCGCGCCGGTCCGGCCGCTGGTGATCACGGTCGGTGCCGCGCCGGCCGACCGCCGGCGCGCGCTGTCCGGCGTGGCGGACGTGCTGCTCTGCGGCGACGAGGAGCTGGACGCGGCCGCGCTGCCCGGGCTGCTGGCCGGGCGCGGGCTGCCCGGCGTGCTCTGCGAGGGCGGGCCCGCGCTGTTCGGCGCGCTCGTCGCGGCGGACGTGGTGGACGAGCTGTGCCTGACGCTGAGCCCGTGGCTGGCCGGAGCCGGCGCGAGCCGGATCGTCACGGGACCACCCGCCGCGCCGCGGGCGATGGAACTGCGACACGTGCTCACGGACGACGAGCTGCTGTTCCTCCGGTACGTGCGGCGCCGGTCCTGA
- a CDS encoding SDR family oxidoreductase: MPLTAPLSESTIVITGASGGIGAATARALAARGASVVLAARGVEALGRVAADCRAAGGRALVVPTDVTDPAAVTDLATRAAAATGRIDGWVNNATEAVYGLLTDVPPEEFRRVVEVNLLGTAYGMRAALPHLRAAGGGVLVNNASVLAEITMPYMSSYNAAKHGVRGLSDTVRQELRHEPWARRISVCTVLPATIDTPFFANAANHSGRRPAPPPPVYPPEVVARAIIRMLERPRRETYAGAAAALLGFQWRLLPGITERVLGAYGARTVLSDRPAPDTTGNLTGSRATGRARGEWHGMGRMLARTGAATGLAVGAAAILTARRRRAS, translated from the coding sequence ATGCCCCTCACCGCACCGCTCTCCGAGTCGACGATCGTGATAACCGGCGCCTCCGGCGGCATCGGCGCGGCGACCGCCCGCGCGCTCGCCGCCCGGGGCGCGTCCGTGGTGCTGGCCGCGCGCGGCGTGGAGGCGCTCGGCCGGGTCGCCGCGGACTGCCGGGCGGCCGGTGGGCGCGCGCTCGTCGTGCCGACCGACGTGACCGACCCGGCCGCGGTCACCGACCTGGCCACCCGCGCGGCCGCCGCGACCGGGCGGATCGACGGGTGGGTCAACAACGCCACCGAGGCCGTCTACGGGCTGCTCACCGACGTGCCGCCGGAGGAGTTCCGCCGGGTGGTGGAGGTCAACCTGCTCGGCACCGCGTACGGCATGCGGGCCGCGCTGCCGCACCTGCGCGCGGCCGGCGGCGGCGTGCTGGTCAACAACGCGTCCGTGCTGGCCGAGATCACCATGCCGTACATGTCGTCGTACAACGCGGCGAAGCACGGCGTGCGCGGGCTGTCCGACACGGTCCGGCAGGAGCTGCGCCACGAGCCGTGGGCGCGGCGGATCTCGGTCTGCACGGTGCTGCCCGCGACGATCGACACGCCGTTCTTCGCGAATGCCGCGAATCATTCCGGGCGCCGGCCCGCGCCGCCGCCACCGGTGTACCCGCCGGAGGTGGTGGCGCGCGCGATCATCCGGATGCTGGAGCGGCCGCGCCGGGAGACGTACGCGGGCGCGGCCGCGGCGTTGCTCGGCTTCCAGTGGCGGCTGCTGCCCGGGATCACCGAGCGGGTGCTCGGCGCGTACGGGGCGCGGACCGTGCTGAGCGACCGTCCCGCGCCGGACACGACCGGCAACCTCACCGGCAGCCGGGCCACCGGGCGGGCGCGCGGCGAGTGGCACGGGATGGGCCGCATGCTGGCCCGGACCGGCGCGGCGACCGGGCTGGCGGTCGGCGCGGCGGCCATCCTGACCGCCCGGCGCCGCCGCGCGTCCTAG